In a single window of the Rhizoctonia solani chromosome 16, complete sequence genome:
- a CDS encoding Ferric reductase like transmembrane component — protein MAQTGQSTRSRRARAHRQPYSLPSNAQLVAVTILFVAAALLCCVGPDYISPWTRMWDLKANLTAPVLARRDFMQAFHDIERRAPIASTPTTRQPEYTIPKAWWTAGGRTGIIAFSLFPLCVLFALKAPPFAVFALPFTTQMHFDKLALLHRWSGRIIWIITTIHVATWGVQLGRDKRHGKGGIGWDYVWVYPLFIYGLIGYILMTLLVVLSLSPIRTHRYETFYLLHVILVPLTLIFSALHFPQIWHWCWVALGLWGGERLFRWARGAWVNGALGPWGNFGPVGSVPEPSSLAEKSADTWEMSARQSGNNSRSTLQEDKQPSVRIVSQVPQTNELLKYFSPTHPPKQSRESVEVNGARRERPWSITSLHTDESAMPRTSFSELIPRKAGTADSYGPVHTVVSPTRPLVNRPSSSVQHAMVLPPPGFAHCVILPGRTVRLTVVTARPMKWAPGQHVLLCVPSVSQWTTHPFTIAGACDERSTGVGARGREISLIIRARAGFTKHLWEEIMHGSGHHHTHEHGEKLRRGITLRASIDGPFGSAAREDWTKYSTAIMVAGGSGVAFALSVLEALCLKIVSGEEIKTKRIRFVWMIREYAHVQWCAGILRRCREMVPNKDQLQIEIFVTNHQAQTIEALSSLPSGTEDAMLQPPAPRFARDGRPRPDSVASNDSLDSTISSNSIAELNPEEHPDGDLGTHVWTTPTLTAKRIRAPRPRQHCRKRSKRRARSGARGRKRLRPRHDDEPLAVPQPRYAQHASGSGSGSNTPMSSSPSGTPKFPLSPVGTPKIGGEATLRPPLFTDPTYRSSVAESMFSRGSVYDDSRSIFGADDPVFEMDDEEMDDINHIAELARPGKPKLDKILADEVERAQGELVVACCGPTSLNAAMRKFVADQLSPAKVWRGDMSGSIKLVSEDYAW, from the exons ATGGCGCAAACAGGCCAGTCTACGCGATCCAGAAGAGCAAGAGCCCATCGTCAGCCGTATTCGCTTCCATCCAATGCACAGCTCGTTGCCGTTACCATTCTCTTCGTCGCCGCCGCCCTCTTGTGCTGCGTTGGTCCGGATTACATCTCTCCGTGGACTCGCATGTGGGATTTGAAGGCCAATTTGACCGCCCCTGTCTTGGCTCGTCGTGACTTTATGCAAGCATTTCATGATATCGAGAGGCGTGCTCCCATTGCCTCGACACCAACCACCCGTCAGCCAGAATACACAATCCCCAAGGCATGGTGGACCGCTGGAGGCCGCACTGGCATTATTGCCTTTTCCCTATTTCCTCTTTGCGTGCTGTTTGCTCTCAAGGCACCTCCGTTTGCGGTCTTTGCACTGCCATTCACCACTCAGATGCACTTTGACAAGCTCGCCCTCCTTCACCGCTGGTCTGGCCGTATCATCTGGATCATTACCACCATCCACGTCGCCACTTGGGGTGTCCAGCTCGGCCGTGACAAGCGCCATGGCAAGGGTGGTATTGGCTGGGACTACGTCTGGGTCTATCCTTTATTCATTTACGGCCTCATT GGTTATATTTTGATGACCCTGCTTGTCGTCTTGTCACTCTCTCCAATCAGGACACACCGTTACGAGACTTTTTACCTCTTGCACGTGATCCTCGTCCCGCTTACGCTCATCTTCTCCGCCCTTCATTTCCCCCAAATCTGGCACTGGTGTTGGGTCGCCCTCGGTCTCTGGGGTGGTGAGCGATTGTTCAGATGGGCTCGCGGCGCATGGGTCAACGGAGCGCTCGGTCCGTGGGGCAACTTTGGCCCTGTGGGCAGTGTACCCGAACCAAGCAGTCTAGCCGAAAAGTCTGCCGACACATGGGAAATGAGTGCACGTCAATCGGGAAATAACAGTCGATCGACTCTCCAGGAAGATAAACAGCCTTCAGTCCGCATTGTTTCTCAAGTACCCCAAACCAACGAACTTCTCAAGTACTTTTCGCCTACCCACCCACCAAAACAGTCCAGAGAGAGCGTTGAAGTCAATGGTGCAAGGAGAGAACGTCCATGGAGTATTACGAGTCTGCATACCGACGAATCGGCTATGCCGCGTACCAGCTTCTCAGAGCTCATCCCGCGTAAAGCAGGTACCGCTGACTCCTATGGCCCTGTCCATACTGTTGTCTCGCCTACTAGACCACTCGTCAACCGTCCGTCCTCGTCTGTACAGCATGCCATGGTTCTCCCCCCTCCTGGGTTCGCCCATTGTGTCATCTTGCCCGGCCGCACCGTTCGTCTTACAGTCGTTACCGCCCGTCCAATGAAATGGGCTCCCGGTCAGCACGTCCTGCTTTGCGTCCCGAGCGTGTCCCAATGGACAACACATCCGTTCACGATCGCCGGTGCATGCGACGAGAGGTCCACAGGCGTCGGCGCCCGCGGCCGCGAAATCTCGCTCATCATCCGTGCGCGCGCAGGGTTCACCAAGCACCTCTGGGAAGAAATTATGCATGGGAGCGGACACCACCACACACACGAGCACGGCGAAAAGCTCCGACGCGGGATTACGCTTCGCGCCTCGATCGACGGGCCGTTTGGGTCTGCTGCGAGGGAGGACTGGACCAAGTATTCGACCGCGATTATGGTTGCGGGTGGATCCGGTGTTGCGTTTGCACTGAGCGTTTTGGAGGCGTTGTGCTTGAAGATTGTCAGCGGCGAAGAGATCAAGACCAAGCGAATCCGGTTTGTGTGGATGATTCGCGAGTATG CGCATGTACAATGGTGTGCTGGGATTCTCCGCCGATGCCGCGAGATGGTTCCCAACAAGGACCAACTGCAAATCGAGATTTTCGTGACCAACCACCAAGCGCAAACCATCGAGGCTCTTTCGTCGCTCCCGAGCGGAACCGAAGATGCAATGCTCCAGCCCCCCGCTCCCCGATTCGCGCGCGACGGCCGTCCTCGTCCCGACTCGGTCGCGTCCAACGACAGTCTGGACAGCACCATCTCGTCGAACAGCATCGCCGAACTCAACCCCGAGGAACACCCCGACGGAGATCTCGGCACGCACGTCTGGACTACACCAACTTTGACGGCGAAGAGGATACGCGCACCGCGGCCGAGGCAACACTGTCGAAAAAGGTCAAAAAGGAGGGCAAGATCAGGCGCGCGCGGTCGAAAAAGATTGCGGCCGCG CCACGACGACGAACCGCTTGCGGTCCCCCAGCCTCGTTACGCGCAACACGCTTCCGGGTCTGGGTCCGGGTCGAATACCCCAATGAGCTCGAGCCCGAGCGGAACGCCCAAGTTCCCGCTCTCCCCCGTCGGCACGCCCAAAATCGGCGGAGAGGCGACGCTGCGACCCCCGTTGTTCACGGACCCGACGTACCGGAGCAGTGTGGCCGAATCCATGTTCTCGCGCGGCTCGGTCTACGACGACTCGCGCTCGATATTCGGTGCGGATGACCCTGTGTTCGAGATGGACGACGAGGAAATGGACGATATCAACCATATTGCCGAGCTCGCGCGTCCCGGCAAGCCGAAATTAGACAAGATCCTGGCCGACGAGGTCGAAAGAGCGCAGGGAGAGCTAGTTGTCGCGTGTTGCGGTCCTACGTCGCTCAACGCTGCCATGCGCAAGTTTGTCGCCGACCAGTTGAGTCCGGCTAAAGTCTGGAGGGGCGACATGAGCGGAAGTATTAAACTTG TTTCTGAAGACTACGCGTGGTAA
- a CDS encoding FAD-dependent oxidoreductase: MDASILPVTLNSDNDVFKAFNQSSHCISPLPAQNPTKSFWLDSEAAANPLGQVGSTGPLSEAADIVIIGSGITGCSTAYHLSQLFRKSGEGKNQSVVILEARDFCRNGGHLTAATIHDFQRRVEAYGVEEALRAVALERHTVTSVLEFLEKAPGAAEEVDLVRGGHVSLLFTPAEIEAARNDIEAATKAGMDLTGVEYLEPSVTKQRFRVELPGVYSPGHTWPLKLVTKLYQYAKGDSTTKSWLSSATIGFSRDSSFSLDLFTHAPVNAIEAISEDSTYRWLVKTERGSVKARYIVHATNGYASHLLPQLAGPSKGIIPTRAQCMSARGSIEAHKWPVVGWGGNEGYEYWFARPSHNADEKALVILGGGRETAVPNHEYNIADDSSVNPVVSKSLRKFLPHLYPGDFEEREPEMEWTGIMGFTQSRDPMVGQVYTDTNKPLVGHYIAAGYSGHGMPRAFACAEVVAQMIHADILGNEWSPPDWFPRHLLTRVDETHKLGIN; encoded by the exons ATGGATGCATCTATACTCCCCGTAACTCTGAACTCTGATAATGACGTTTTCAAGGCTTTCAATCAGTCGTCTCACTGCATATCGCCGCTGCCGGCTCAAAATCCGACCAAATCATTTTGGTTAGACTCGGAGGCCGCAGCGAACCCACTAGGACAAGTGGGAAGCACAGGCCCCCTATCTGAAGCGGCAGATATTGTAATTATTGGGTCGGGTATCACTGGGTGCAGCACGGCGTACCATCTTTCACAACTCTTTCGAAAATCCGGGGAAGGGAAGAACCAGTCTGTTGTAATCTTAGAGGCGAGGGATTTCT GTCGAAACGGGGGTCACCTTACTGCTGCCACTATCCATGACTTTCAACGGAGGGTAGAGGCTTATGGTGTTGAAGAGGCTCTCAGGGCTGTCGCTTTAGAAAGGCACACAGTTACTTCGGTTCTTGAGTTTCTAGAGAAAGCCCCGGGAGCAGCGGAAGAAGTGGACCTTGTTCGAGGAGGACATGTCAGCTTATTATTCACTCCCGCGGAAATCGAGGCTGCGCGTAATGATATTGAGGCAGCCACTAAGGCTGGTATGGACCTGACCGGGGTGGAATACCTCGAACCCAGCGTTACAAAGCAACGGTTCCGAGTTGAGCTACCTGGTGTCTATAGTCCTGGCCATACATGGCCACTGAAGCTCGTGACAAAACTCTATCAATATGCCAAGGGAGATAGCACAACCAAATCGTGGCTGAGCTCGGCCACCATTGGGTTCTCTAGAGACAGCTCATTCTCCTTAGACCTCTTTACTCATGCACCCGTTAACGCCATTGAAGCTATTTCAGAGGATTCTACGTATCGTTGGCTGGTAAAGACCGAACGAGGTAGCGTCAAGGCTCGCTATATTGTCCACGCCACCAATGGATACGCGTCACATCTCTTACCTCAACTCGCCGGCCCAAGCAAGGGCATAATCCCAACACGAGCACAATGCATGTCGGCCCGCGGATCCATCGAAGCGCATAAATGGCCAGTAGTTGGTTGGGGAGGTAATGAGGGGTATGAATACTG GTTCGCCCGCCCTTCACACAACGCTGACGAGAAGGCTTTAGTCATTCTTGGCGGCGGAAGAGAGACCGCAGTACCAAATCACGAGTACAATATTGCTGATGACTCGAGCGTCAACCCGGTTGTCTCCAAAAGTCTTCGTAAATTTCTGCCTCATCTATACCCTGGCGACTTTGAAGAGAGGGAACCTGAAATGGAATGG ACTGGAATAATGGGATTCACTCAGTCCAGAGACCCTATG GTTGGCCAAGTGTATACTGACACTAACAAACCATTGGTCGGACACTACATCGCGGCTG GGTACTCCGGTCACGGTATGCCCAGAGCATTTGCTTG TGCCGAAGTCGTAGCACAGATGATTCATGCAGATATATTGGGGAATGAATGGTCTCCACCAGACTGGTTCCCTCGTCACCTTTTAACGAGAGTAGATGAAACACACAAATTGGGTATTAATTGA
- a CDS encoding WD40 domain-containing protein translates to MSATEYGSDISFEAPRGFTALTFTETGLLLAGGEDGTLRVYDLSPSAQRALCKAINGLPDEVSSICCQPSKLPPVAAGKAWVASGKQILLFDLTSDKLLIGSQEAEEVVTLIEGNDAEDNVLNQKIGVSKDMIVYSCDSGAVGVYDIQTKKRRVMKAMHSSVSCCHQYTLLVIDCSGDDQKKAIVSGGYDSHLLHFDISTGSVLSRLDISTHTSSRGAPVSLAPPFLYSVTINSNGVFTAGTADGNVLVGRGGERGRRDRPNRRKWNGLSADMVSQYHIAEGPVIGVAWVGSSELMSVTLLGQVKHLRLPEPQKRSHVLSHTDIETLWETRTTKVDKVESLAVFETPEHVLHIAIGGLTSTGRGCIEIWKRPLKSNTEL, encoded by the exons ATGTCA GCAACAGAATATGGGAGTGACATCTCGTTTGAGGCACCCCGGGGCTTCACCGCACTGACCTTCACAGAGACAGGATTGCTATTGGCAGGGGGCG AGGACGGCACACTCAGGGTCTATGATCTTTCGCCGAGCGCACAAAGGGCCTTATGCAAAGCCATCAACGGTCTTCCTGACGAAGTTAGCAGTATATGCTGCCAGCCCAGCAAGTTGCCACCGGTGGCGGCTGGGAAGGCCTGGGTTGCGAGCGGAAAGCAAATATTGCTGTTCGACTTGACTTCTGACAAGTTGCTGATTGGAAGCCAGGAGGCTGAAGAGGTTGTCACTCTCATTGAGGGCAATGATGCTGAGGATAACGTTTTGAATCAA AAGATTGGAGTATCCAAAGACATGATTGTTTACTCCTGTGATTCGGGGGCTGTCGGGGTATATGATATCCAAACCAAAAAGCGTAGGGTGATGAAGGCGATGCATTCGAGCGTGAGTTGCTGCCACCAATATACGCTACTCGTGATTGATTGCTCCGGCGACG ACCAAAAGAAAGCAA TTGTTTCCGGGGGATACGACTCCCATCTCCTTCACTTTGATATATCTACCGGCTCGGTACTTTCCCGGCTGGATATAT CCACACATACATCAAGTAGGGGCGCACCTGTTTCGCTCGCTCCTCCATTTCTTTACTCAGTCACAATAAATTCCAACGGAGTGTTTACTGCGGGTACTGCCGACGGAAATGTCCTTGTCGGAAGAGGGGGTGAAAGGGGGCGAAGGGACAGGCCAAACCGACGCAAATGGAATGGACTGAGTGCAGACATGGTCTCGCAATATCACATTGCCGAAGGGCCGGTTATAGGCGT CGCTTGGGTAGGTTCTTCTGAACTCATGAGCGTGACTTTACTTGGGCAGGTCAAGCACCTCCGGCTTCCTGAGCCTCAAAAAAGATCACACGTCCTCAGTCATACGGACATAGAAACTCTTTGGGAAACCAGGACAACTAAGGTTGACAAGGTTGAATCCCTTGCTGTGTTTGAAACTCCTGAGCATGTTCTTCATATTGCTATTGGCGGTCTCACATCCACCGGTCGTGGGTGCATAGAGATTTGGAAGCGCCCATTGAAGAGCAACACGGAATTATAG
- a CDS encoding ribosomal L27 protein — protein MDDPSTPQQQQQLFSPTGLKPSPLTPRKKSVARPKHNIKTTSSSFVTRLHTMEGLTKYLGSKSGDVTFMFYNAGKSFYWMDVSGKLKEPLARISFSQFPTCHAASTPETYLVRQNLSRLATYESTNKSCITQTTNESLSMHPNGTIVVYDTERQDAPFVPHDPSKPIPPPPAPPSTHDTDEQKSSNGSGSAAAQSERMWNPLNEILVTSNGGPDGKALKNPILCFPDVRYVAAISEDGCLRIIDALSETLMDVYQAYFGALTCLAWSPDGRYILTGGQDDLVTVLSPWEQRIVARCQGHLSFVSSVAFDASRIDSRTYRFGSVGEDNRLIFWDLSAGALHRPKLHPSHALSSTLSLALRRSHGNLVAGGVHQGETDRFHPAPSRMEVATIQPVVQIYSLRSSYSTTMPTIPADETRTLRILITGFGPFSGVPENPSWVVASHLNNQTRDFGGVKVHITALEIPTAYSAVLNTIPALHASKEYDAMVHFGLGLPDRFRIERIGHKLGYPAPDAQGKFSDIVISNESQEIRGFGAGFEQFEEELQTSIDVDAVVERLKSNGFEQTESSNDAGRFVYPGRLDVCLATVFAALVTFLLPVNMFRLSFFTTVLVFVMALVAFSAPIQSADIELVKLPVDSTVAVPAEIESRQETHTLEKRKNGKATWFNTGPYNNGKMCGKTITVKNTKNGKSTTAKVVDLCPSCGSSNIDLSPAAFKKLGSLDTGVLSVSWSDSSVWNKLKGLNWRKDQVVKAGNILVRQRGTQFHPGQHVGIGKDHTLFALAPGYVRYYTLPNPTSRGQRRYVGIVQERGEKLPRDEIAHGRSRYFGLVELSTSNAASQAKAS, from the exons ATGGATGATCCGTCCACGCctcaacaacagcaacaactATTTTCTCCCACAGGTCTCAAACCCAGCCCGCTGACGCCTCGCAAGAAATCTGTCGCTCGGCCAAAGCATAATATCAAAACGACGAGTTCGAGCTTTGTCACGCGGTTGCATACGATGGAAGGTCTGACCAAGTATTTGGGTAGCAAGTCAGGGGATGTGACGTTTATGTTTTATAATGCGGGCAAGAGCTTCTATTGGATGGATGTGTCGGGCAAGCTCAAG GAACCGCTTGCACGCATATCGTTCTCCCAGTTCCCGACTTGTCATGCG GCTTCAACACCGGAGACCTATTTGGTTCG ACAGAACCTCTCTCGTCTCGCTACGTAcgaatcaacaaacaagtcGTGCATAACGCAAACCACCAATGAATCTCTCTCCATGCACCCAA ACGGGACGATCGTCGTCTACGATACCGAGCGACAAGACGCTCCTTTTGTTCCCCACGATCCGAGTAAACCTATACCCCCTCCTCCAGCCCCTCCTTCGACGCACGATACCGACGAACAAAAGAGCTCAAAcgggagtgggagtgctGCTGCGCAGAGCGAGAGGATGTGGAACCCCTTGAACGAGATTCTCGTGACGAGCAATGGCGGACCGGACGGGAAGGCGTTGAAAAATCCG ATTTTGTGTTTTCCCGATGTGCGATATGTGGCTGCTATTTCCGAGGATGGGTGTTTGAGGATTATCGATGCTCTCTCGGAGAC GTTAATGGACGTATATCAAGCCTATTTTGGGGCATTAACATGTTTAGCATGGAGTCCCGACGGGAGGTATATCCTT ACAGGCGGGCAAGATGACCTCGTAACAGTTCTTTCACCTTGGGAGCAGCGCATCGTCGCACGCTGTCAAGGCCACCTCTCATTTGTCTCCTCAGTCGCATTCGACGCATCCCGAATCGACAGCCGAACCTATCGATTCGGAAGCGTCGGAGAAGATAACCGGTTGATCTTC TGGGATCTTTCAGCGGGCGCACTGCATAGGCCCAAGTTGCACCCTTCGCACGCATTATCTTCGACCCTTTCGTTAGCCCTGAGGAGGTCCCATGGGAACCTAGTTGCCGGAGGGGTCCACCAGGGCGAGACAGACCGATTTCATCCCGCCCCGAGTCGGATGGAGGTAGCGACGATCCAACCAGTCGTG CAAATTTACTCTCTCCGTTCATCTTACTCGACAACGATGCCTACCATCCCAGCAGACGAGACGCGAACACTCAGAATACTGATCACCGGGTTTGGG CCCTTCAGCGGTGTCCCAGAGAATCCGTCCTGGGTTGTCGCCAGTCACTTGAACAACCAAACGCGCGACTTTGGAGGAGTCAaagtacacatcactgcgcTCGAGATACCTACAGCTTACTCGGCGGTCCTGAACACTATTCCAGCTCTCCATGCATCAAAAGAGTACGATGCGATGGTGCATTTTGGACTCGGCCTCCCGGACAGGTTCAGGATTGAGCGTATCGGCCACAAGTTGGGATACCCTGCGCCCGATGCTCAAGGCAAATTTAGCGATATCGTCATCTCCAACGAGAGCCAGGAGATACGCGGATTCGGGGCCGGGTTCGAACAGTTTGAAGAAGAGCTGCAGACGAGCATAGATGTCGATGCTGTGGTTGAGCGCCTCAAGTCCAATGGGTTCGAG CAAACCGAATCATCCAACGATGCCGGGCGCTTTGTAT ATCCAGGCCGACTTGACGTCTGTCTTGCCACTGTCTTTGCAGCTTTAGTTACTTTCCTTTTGCCCGTGAATATGTTCCGCCTCTCGTTCTTCACCACCGTGCTTGTTTTCGTTATGGCCTTGGTTGCCTTTTCGGCTCCTATTCAGTCTGCCGACATTGAGCTTGTCAAGCTCCCCGTCGACTCCACCGTTGCCGTTCCAGCCGAAATTGAGTCTCGTCAAGAGACCCACACTCTGGAAAAACGAAAGAATGGCAAG GCAACTTGGTTTAACACTG gcccataCAATAACGGCAAAATGTGCGGAAAGACTATTACCGTCAAGAACACAAAAAACGGGAAGTCTACCACTGCTAAGGTCGTGGACCTTTGTCCCTCATGCGGGTCCAGCAACATTG ACCTTTCTCCTGCTGCATTCAAGAAACTTGGATCTCTTGATACTGGTGTCCTCAGTGTTTCATGGAGC GATAGCTCAGTTTGGAATAAGCTCAAGGGCCTCAATTGGCGCAAAGATCAAGTTGTGAAAGCTGGAAACATCCTTGTTCGTCAACGAGGTACTCAATTCCATCCTGGCCAGCAT GTTGGCATAGGAAAAGACCATACATTGTTTGCACTGGCGCCTGGATATGTGCGATACTACACGCTCCCGAATCCGACGAGCCGAGGACAGCGAAGATATGTGGGGATTGTGCAGGAACGCGGCGAAAAACTCCCTAGAGATGAAATAGCGCATGGTCGAAGCCGTTATTTTGGGCTAGTTGAGTTGAGCACTTCAAACGCAGCCAGTCAAGCAAAGGCTTCATAA
- a CDS encoding copper chaperone, producing the protein MSEQTYKFNVVMTCGGCSGAIERVLKKAKESNGGVSSYEVSLDKQEVLVTGTLPYDDVLSKIKKTGKEVKSGETVTPVN; encoded by the exons ATGTCTGAGCAAACTTACAAGTTCAACGTCGTC ATGACCTGCGGCGGATGCTCTGGCGCAATCGAACGCGTACTcaagaaggccaaggagagCAACG GAGGTGTATCATCATATGAAGTGAGCCTCGATAAACAAGAGGTGCTCGTCACCGGAACGTTGCCATACGATGATGTCCTATCCAAGATCAAGAAGACGGGCAAGGAG GTCAAGTCGGGCGAGACTGTTACTCCTGTTAATTGA
- a CDS encoding Skp1 family translates to MVVLVTSDNEQFNVDKDVAERSVLIKNMLEDVGESDQPIPLPNVSSSVLKKVLEYCEHHRAEPLPTAETDNNADDPRKRQVSEIGEWDQKFIQVDQEMLFEIILAANYLDIKALLDVGCKTVANMIKGKTPEEIRKLFNIVNDFTPEEEAQIKKENEWAEDR, encoded by the exons ATGGTTGTTCTCGTCACATCGGATAACGAGCAATTTAACGTTGACAAGGATGTCGCTGAGCGCAGTGTCCTTATCAAGAACATGCTAGAGG ATGTTGGCGAGTCAGACCAGCCCATTCCTCTGCCAAACGTGTCTTCGAGCGTACTGAAGAAG GTTCTTGAGTACTGCGAACACCATCGTGCAGAGCCTCTGCCCACCGCAGAAACCGACAACAATGCCGATGATCCACGCAAGCGTCAAGTCAGTGAGATTGGCGAATGGGACCAGAAGTTCATCCAGGTAGACCAGGAAATGCTATTTGAAATCATTTTGGCGGCCAACTACCTCGACATCAAAGCCCTCCT TGATGTCGGATGCAAGACTGTAGCAAACATGATCAAGGGCAAGACGCCTGAGGAGATTCGCAAACTTTTCAATATTGTAAACGACTTCACTCCAGAGGAAGAG GCACAAATCAAGAAGGAAAAC GAATGGGCCGAGGACCGCTGA
- a CDS encoding glutamine synthetase, with amino-acid sequence MTTTERAPKSVEDLHNLLQNDTKVKVAGIDVDGILRGKFMSKDKFLSAVKGEGFGFCSVIFGWDMHDLVYPNELLVSNRANGYRDILAHIDLSTYRRISWEANVPFFLLSFLDPETHEPIPVCPRGTLTKAIKSAEGFGWEPVAGVEYEYFQFKETPQTVAEKRFTNLSSLTSGKYFHDLFDESKKFGIEIEGHHTETGPGVYETALAYTSALRMADNATLFKFVAKSIGMKRGVIPSFMAKPWANYRAHSFQDAAEGRTDAQSQDTRFMSQEGEWFLAGVLDGLVDSNRPVGKCYACGIRALGLTFAQLVPTINGYKRLVGGESFWAPNAVTYGYDSRAASIRIISPPSVPPSATRLEIRVPGADMQPHFALASIFRLGLRGIEKKVQLPGPPISVLQRENKAPIRLAMSLEEGTKKLLAENSIAREVLGDDFVDHYGGTRSHEVKLWNEAVTNWEGESYAYMKFLRTFLNVTLLEVERYLELA; translated from the exons ATGACAACTACAGAACGAGCCCCGAAATCCGTTGAAGATCTTCACAACTTGTTACAGAACGATACCAAGGTCAAGGTTGCTG GTATCGATG TCGATGGGATCTTGCGCGGCAAGTTTATG TCCAAGGATAAGTTTCTCAGCGCCGTAAAGGGGGAAGGGTTTGGCTTCTGTAGTGTAATTTT TGGTTGGGACATGCATGATCTGGTCTACCCAAATGAATTACTAGTCTCCAATCGTGCCAATGGATACCGggatatactcgcacatattgACTTATCAACCTATCGCCGTATCTCCTGGGAAGCCAATGTTCCGTTCTTTCTCCTCTCGTTTCTTGACCCTGAGACTCATGAGCCGATTCCCGTTTGTCCACGAGGGACTTTGACCAAGGCGATCAAGTCAGCAGAGGGCTTTGGATGGGAACCTGTTGCAGGCGTAGAGTATGAATACTTTCAGTTCAAAG AAACACCTCAGACTGTGGCAGAGAAAAGGTTCACGAATTTGTCATCTCTAACGTCTGGGA AATACTTTCACGATCTGTTCGATGAAAGTAAGAAGTTTGGTATCGAGATTGAGGGTCATC ACACCGAAACTGGGCCAG GCGTGTATGAGACCGCGCTCGCTTACACTTCTGCGTTACGGATGGCCGATAATGCGACACTATTCAAGTTTGTGGCAAAAAGTATCGGTATGAAGCGGGGGGTTATTCCTTCTTTCATGGCGAAGCCTTGGGCAAAT TATCGGGCACATAGCTTCCAGGATGCAGCGG AAGGGCGAACAGATGCTCAATCACAAGATACGCGCTTTATGAGTCAAGAAGGCGAGTGGTTCTTGGCCGGTGTTCTGGATGGATTGGTGGACAGTAA TCGTCCCGTTGGCAAGTGTTATGCTTGCGGCATACGGGCTCTGGGGTTAACTTTCGCGCAGCTCGTACCAACGATTAATGGCTACAAGCGGCTTGTAGGAGGAGAG TCGTTCTGGGCGCCAAACGCGGTGACTTACGGATACGACTCGCGCGCAGCTTCGATCCGGATCATATCGCCGCCATCCGTTCCGCCCTCTGCTACACGACTGGAAATACGAGTTCCGGGCGCAGACATGCAACCTCACTTTGCTCTTGCTTCAATCTTCCGCCTAGGGCTGCGCGGGATTGAGAAGAAGGTACAGCTACCAGGCCCTCCAATCTCGGTGCTTCAACGTGAAAATAAAGCACCCATCCGCTTGGCTATGAGTTTGGAAGAGGGAACAAAGAAACTTCTAGCTGAGAATAGCATTGCAAGGGAAGTCTTGGGCGATGATTTCGTTGATCACTACGGAGGGACCCGTTCGCACGAAGTGAAACTCTGGAACGAGGCGGTCACCAACTGGGAGGGTGAGTCTTATGCGTATATGAAATTTCTTCGAACCTTTCTTAATGTTACTCTTCTTGAAGTTGAGCGATACCTTGAGCTTGCTTAG